agcttggagccagggggggtcgggctctgctccccaggaacaagcgccaggagcagaggaaacggcctcaagttgcgccaggggaggttgaggttggatctggggaacaatttcttccccaaagggctgtgggcattggaacaggctgcccagggcagtgctggagtcaccatccctggaggggttggacagacggacatgaggttctcagggacatggggctgtgatggggttgggggaacggttggactcatCTTAAGGGCCTTTTCCAACTCtaatgattctattctatgattctctatACCTGCGCAGATGAAGCTCTGCGAGTCCAGCCCCTTCTCCACGGGGATGGCCACCAGGTATTGCAACAAGAAGCCATTTTCCTTCACGATGTTCTTCAGGACGACCTGGGATTGTCCGTCCAAGCTGCCCCCCAGCGTCAGGGCCTCCTCAGCGCTCTCCAGGTAGGACATGAGCACCGCCCGGACCAGCTCCCTCCACGAAGCCGCCTCCGCCGCGTTCTCCGCCTGCAGCTTCAGGACGGCTTTGGAGGTGATCACCTTGAAGAACGCGGGTCCCCCGAGGCTCGTGTCCGGAACGATGTCCTGGATGGTCTCTATACCGTAACTGTTGCTTAAAATTTTGTCATTGTTCCTGACTTTAAAGCACTTCAAAGTTTCCAGAGACAGCGAAAAAACAAAAGGGACCCAGGTTTTGTCTACGTCCACGTACAGAACAGCCTCTTTTATCGCGTCCAGCTCCGGTTCGTGAGTTGGAGCCCAGTCCAAGCCATTCCCAGGTGCGTCGCTGTACTGGGGGAGAGCGGTGGAGTCACTCTGGACATCACCACCATCTTCTGGATACTCCAGCGTCtcccactcctcctcctccagctgcgGGCGGCACTTGTGCAGCGCCTCGCGGATCCTGTCCAGCCAGTCCTCAGCCTCGTCCCGCGACGGAGCCCGCAGGTACAGCTTCTTCCCCAGGAAAACCAGCTCGAAGCGGCCGTCCGAGTGTGTCAGCGCCAGCGACTCGCACCGCAGCAGGGAGTAGCTCTCCACGCAGATGCGATCCTCGTGGTCCAGAAAGAGCCGCAGCTCCAGGGGCGACAGCTCGCAGGAAAACTCCTTCCAGATCCCCATGGCTCCGCGGCGCTCCAAGCTGCCCAGCTTCAGGAGCCCGCGGAAGGGGTTGGACAGACCTGGGGTAAAAATGCAGATGTCTCGGTATCACCGAAAAAGCAGGAGCTGGtagaggaagaaaagccaaCAGCGCAACCAGAGGCATCGTGGCTTTGCGAGCCGGTCCTGGTGGACAGTGGGATGGGGCAGGACCTTGGTCTCCATCACCTGGCCAGCTGCGTTTGGGTTTTGAGGCTGAGATGGAGTgggatggcagaaaagaaaCGTTTCCCGCAGAGCGGACACTGATGCGGGGACAGCGACACCCCAGCAAACCTCATCTCCTCCTAAAATGCTTCCCACCAAAACCACTGTGGGCTCGGTGACACCAAGGGACGCGGCCCCGCTGCCTTGTGCCGCTTTTTGTGCTGCCACCAACACAGCGACGGcaaacagctgctgcccagacagccaaaaccccaaacagccCGTCACCCAAAATCCCAAAGAGCCCATCACCCAAAACCCCAAAGAGCCCATCACCCAAAACCCCAAAGAGCCCATcacccaaaaccccaaacagcccatcacccaaaaccccaaacagccCATCgcccaaaaccccaaacagccCATtgcccaaaaccccaaacagccCATCgcccaaaaccccaaacagccCATCACCCAAAATTTCAAACAACCCATCGCCCAAAACATCCTCCCAGCCGCTGAGCACCACCCAGTGCAGACGCCAAACAAAAGCAGGAGAGCTCATACCCATCTGCCGGCGATGCACAACGCTGAAGCCCTTTCGTTCCCGTTCCGGTGACATTTTGGGCTGCCCGCTCTCCGAGGACGGCACCGACAGCCTTTCCAAATCCAGGGCGCTGATGAGTCCCGGGGCCAGCCCCTCGCCAGCCCCCTCCGGCCCGAAGCCGTTGACGGTGGCCGTGCGTTCGCTGCCATCTCCCAGAGAAGGTCTGTAGAAATCATCTTCAGAGATccagctctttcttttctgttaaaaagaagaataacAAATATATAGGTTATTGAATTTATTGAACACCCTGTGGTGTTCAGTGATGGCCCCTCCACAGGGGCAGAATCCCAGGTGGTGACTCTGGATGTCCCCATGTTGATGTCCCCTGGTCCCTCCCAGCAGGGAATGCTCTGGGGGACtggggtcgggctctgctccccaggaacaagcgccaggaccagaggaaacggcctcaagttgcgccaggggaggttgaggttggatctggggaacaatttcttccccaaagggctgtggggcattggaacaggctgcccagggcagtgctggagtcaccatccctggaggggttggacagacggacatgaggttctcagggacacggggcagtgccagggctgggttataCTTgtactcaatgatcttgagggtcttttccaaccaaaatgacccaATATGATTCTAAATTCCAAACCTGACCAGCTCTCTCCCCCTAAAATCATTGAGGGGCTCAGAGGGAGAGCACGTGCCCCGTAGTAACCACACACAAGATCTTTGGTCCATGAAGTTTTTCTGACAGAGCCTGGGGAAGGGTACGAGCTCATCCAGAGCAGCAACACCTTATTCCAGGAAGAACAGACACAAGAAGAGGTTCGGAGGAGATGTCTGGGATGAAACAGGGACCTGTGGCTTACGAGGAGATGCTACAAACACCAGGCCTGATCTATAcagccaaaaaggccaagaaaatatttgtctccCTATATCAGGAAGGGATGAGACCCACAAGCAGAAGAAAGCTCGTTAAGCCAAAAGCAAACACGGCTGCTAACCACCCCAGGAGTTTTTCTGGCAACAAGAACAGGGCGAAGATCTGGGACAAGGTCCTCGAACAAACACTGGGAGCAAAACACGGCCCAGCTCAGCAAAAGGGAGCAGCTCCCCCAGACCCAGCGCATCCTTCCAGGGCTGCGTCCCCCCTCTCCACCACCCTCCCCTGCTTCCCCGGAGCCTTTTATTGTGAACAACAAGCGAAATGACAGCAGAAGAGCCATGACCAGAGGCTCACGGGTGGCTTacagctcccagcccaggaATGCAGGTCGCTCTGTGAGTCATGCAAAAGCACAGGGGGGGAATTTCCTGTTGACACCGTATGTTATACATAGATTAGGTCAAACTGGCCCAGTGCCACGAGGAAGCAACGGAAGCGGGATAACTGGGAGCTGAAAGGAGCAGGgagcaaaaagagaaacagcttAGTGGGGTACGAAGGATATCCTGAGCTCACCAGGATGGAAACGATGGGAACCAGGATGGGAACCAAGATGGAAAAGTCAGTAATAAATTAGGCAGAAGACAGGGCTGGTCAAAGAGTTTCCTAAAAGCGAAAGCAGGTGGATTATCTCCTCGTCGGCAGGAGGGGAAATCCGCTGCTGTTTAAGCTGGCCTAAGCGCCAGGGAATGCCATCCTGCCCTGGGAAtatttttcccttggaaaaCTCTTGTTTCTCAACCAGTCAACACTTTTCCGTCCTCTCACACGGACCACGAACAAAGAAAAGTCGCGACTCTCAGGTCGTTTCATCGGTTTGCACACAGCCTAAAGTCAGATTTGTGCAAGAGCTCATCGCTCGCCGGATATtgttaacaaaaccaaaaccttccTGTTGCTGCGGCTCTTGGTGAGGAACACCTGGCATGTCAGCTGGGGTTTCAAAAGCCTTGGTGCCTCTTCACCAGGAAAATATTGACTTTGACCCAATTTCTCAAAGGGTCGCTGCATGGACACAGCTCCAGAGGGTCCAGGAAAGTGAGTGGAGTGGGGAGCAGCACTTACACTCAACTTGCTGAGTTTGGAGAAACTGGTGCCTGCTCAGAAGCTGTCAccagctttattttccttttctattagATCTGATGGTCAGGAAGCATAAAAACAGAGATCATAGAATAATCAAAGcagtttggttggaagaggtgctcaggatcatcgagtccaaccgttccccagccctggcactgccccatgtcctgagaacctcatgtccgtctgtccaacccctccagggatggtgactccagcactgccctgggcagcctgttccaatgccccacagcccttgggggaagaaattgttccccagatccaacctcagcctcccctggtgcaacttgaggccgtttcctctggtcctggcgcttgttcctggggagcagagcccgaccccccctggctccaagctcctttcaggcaggtcagagatcagaaggtctcccctcagctcctgttctccagctgaacccccagctccctcagccgctcccatcacccttgtgctccagcccctcaccagctccgttcccttctctcaactcgctccagcacctcaacgcctttcttggcgtgaggggccagaactgcccccaggattcacggtttggcctccccagtgccgaCAACGCTCGAGCTGCAGCACCCACCGGACACCCCAGCAGCGGGGACAGGAGATATTCGGCCGTGGGGCTGCGCACCCCCGGGCTCCCCTCGCCGGTGCCGGCTGTGCcacctctgtctctctctcccctGCCAGGAGCGCTGCGCCGTGGGGCCGAAACCCCGGCTGTGCCGCTGCCTTGCGGTGCTGCGTCCCCGTCCCCTTCGCTGGTTGTCACCGTGTCACCCGTCTGAGCGGTGTCGGGAGGCGGGTGCTGAGGAGGAGCTGcgggggctggtgctggggggcagaCGGGTGGCCGTGGGGAGCAGCCCAGCACATTTTGCACCTGCTCTCCCTCCGGGACATCCAGGCTCGGTTTGGCTTTGCTGAACTCAGACAACACCCTGGAAACAGAAAAGCGATCCGTTTGAACGCAGCTACGTTAAGCAGAACCtatcaaaaaccaaaacaacccagtTATTGCCAATTATAACCACCCAAAAAGAGGCTCGGTGCCGCTGTGTGTCTCCTGCGGGCTGGCAGCGCCTTGCAGCTGCAAAAATCCCTGCGACAAGCAGAAAATCGTGTGATTTGTGCCCTGCGCAGCAGCCGACCCCACTGCGGGCAAGGAGCCTGCCTGCAAAGGATGAGTTTCCTAATTATGCATGTAAATGGGGTTTAATTTGCTCCTAACGCAGGGAAGGCGCTGggagctccccccagcccctggacACACATCCAGCCACGGACCCTGTGCCAAATTTCCAATGTTTTCATGCCTGTTAATGAGCAATTATTAGCGGAACCCGGCCAGACCAGATGCTGTTCCCatgccctggtgaggctgaaCTAAACCCAAGATTAAAATTCAAAACGACGTCTTTCCGTCATGAGTTTAATCCCATCAAGGCGGGTTCTTCCAGGATTGTTTTAAGATGCAAAATCCCAGAAGGAGGTGACAACGTTATCGATGGGGAGGATCAAACCGCAGCTCTAAACCCTCTTGAAGACCCTTATTGGGAAGAAGGTGCCTCcgccagcacccccaggtcaGGCTCCTTCAGAGCCAGACTTAAAAGGTGGCAGGGAAAATATTTACCGATTACTCAGAGCTTATATAACCCACTGGAAACCTTTGCGCTGGGTGTTCGGCAGAAATAAATCACAGGGATGACAAACTAACGACCTCCCTGCTCTAAATTATCCGCCGAAGCTGCAAATTACAACCTTTTCCTGTGACCAAACTCatttctgtccctctgcagAAAGCCCCGGAGCATCCCCCAGCGTATGCCAGGGAGATGTGACATTCCTGAGAGCGGGGAGCAGCATTTTTTTGACATGTTTGCCCCAGTAAAGAGGACGGACACGCATTTCAGTGGCCAGGAGCTCATTTGTTGTGGCAGCAGAGTCCCAGTGTGCCGcgtttcaggggaaaaaaacccagcttattaaagaaaaaatgggaagaaaaccttCCTAGTcatagagagaaaataaaaaaagaggcCATGAGAGGGTTAGAAACCCCTTTGAAACGGAGATGTGGGAAAAGACTCACTCTTGCAGCGACCTGTCCAGGTCCACGTTGGTGGCCGTGCCCAGGTCGGAGTCGCAGGGATGCGGGGGGACGCTGTCAGAGCCCAAACTGGAGGAGAGCTGGGACGAACTGGTGGTGTTGAGGCTCAGCGAGGATGCCGTGAGCTTGGCTTTGCCGCCGGCTCTGCCgatggggagagcagagggTCGGATCTCGACCTCGTCCGACTCCGACGACTGGGACGCGGAACCCAGCGACGCTTTCCTGCGCGGTTCGGACGCCGGGGGCTCCGGCTGCTCCCAAACGGGACACAGACCCGACAGGGACAGCGGGGTGACCGTCCACTCGTTCAACACGGCCGATTTGTAGGAAAGCTGGAAGGTTAAGGACGTTAAGCCCTGCAGGTAGCTGAGGAGGAACTCGCACTCTTCGGCGTCCAAGAGCAGAGCGGTCGCCTGGTAATACTCGGGCAGGCGAGCccggtcctgcagcagcagctttagGTAACACTCCACCAGCCCATCGTTCAGCGCCAGCCGCAGCCACGCTCGGCACCGCCCCACGTCCGTGTTGATAAAgatgagctgctccagctccgAGACGGtatttctgggggaaaaaataaaaaaataacagaataggATATGAGCGGCTCCATTTTCGGTCCATCACAGGGGCGGATGTTCCATCATGAAGTGCCGCGGGGAGTTTAGGAGTTGGGTGAAAAATAGCTGTGGAAAATGTCTCTTCTCCATGGAAAATGTGGTTTCTCATGGAGAAAAAAGAGCTCCTGAATGCCCCAAAGCTAAATATATGGGTAATGACCACTGGTTGTCTGGTCTCTCTGGCTGGaggtgtagatgaggttctcagggacatggggcagtgccaggggtgggggaatggttggactccatgagcttgaggggcttttccaaccaggTTCTTGGGGACCTGGTTTAGTGGAGGACTTGGTGGtgctgggttatggttggactggatgatcttcaaggtcttttccaaccaaaacaattctctGATTTTCTCTCTGATGTCCCAGGCATCGCTCACCCTGGACCAAGGACACAGAGGGGGAAATTCCCGCTGTCCCCACACGGGGACATGCTCGGGCTGGATGCTCCTTGGTGACAAATGTGTGGTTAAATCCTCGCTTCACGTTTTAAAATCAGCCAAAACACAGTGAAAACTGCTGCGGCAGCCCCAAACCAAAAAGATGGGGTGAGGTTGAGCTCCTCAAGAAGTCTCAGCTTCCTGATTGCAACCATTCTGCCCCAAAATCCAAGAGCGACCCCACGCTTCCTAATCCTCCCTGGACCCAGCACCGCAGACGCTACAAAAAACAGAGTCAAAgttttgttaacttttttttaatctgtctctcaaaccagaagaaaaaaaaccttcaaaggGCATAAAAATATCCCCTGTAGCACGTGAAGGAGTTATTTTCATCCGCTCTTTCATAATTGAAGAGTCGGTGATGGAGCtggttttcaaaactgtttgTGAGGGGTTGTTATTTAGCGCGGGAGGACTCTGCTTGGGGAGCAGCGCAGAAAATCCCCAACAAATAATGATTCTTACCCAGGCGAGACCTCCGCAAAGCTTGTAGTGATGATGCTCATCCTGGTTGGGacatggggaaactgaggcaaagaatCCCCAGGTcaggagagagagagcaaaGCCACCGCTGCCATAGGGCAGTGTGGTCACCGGGAGGACACGGAATCCTCATATACacccaaaaataaataaaaaagggcTGTACCCTAAGCCAGCTGCAGCATTTTATTCCTTAATGGTTTGGAGACATTGGTTTACACCTAAGCGGCACCTGACCCCTCGCACACAGGATGAATTATCTTTCCATCCAGCCATCGTCCTGGTCACCATTCCTGTCTGATATCTATTGCTATCTGATCGAGCTGTTATCTATGTATCTATCCATCTATCTATGTATCTATCCAATATCTAATCTATCTGATATCTATCTGGTATCTCtcactgcctgaaaggagcttggagccagggggggtcgggctctgctccccaggaacaagtgccaggaccagaggaaacggcctcaagttgcgccaggggaggttgaagttggatctggggaacaatttcttccccaaagggctgtggggcattggaacaggctgcccagggcagtgctggagtcaccatccctggaggggttggacagacggagatgaggttctcagggacatggggcagtgccagggctgggggaacggttggactcgatgttcttaaaggtcctttccaaccaaaacgattctatgattctacaattcccTGAATTCTGCGGCTTTTGCGCCAACAAGGGGATAAATCTGCACACGCCAACGCCTTTTACGCAGGGCCGACCACTCACCGATGGGTGATGCTCTTCAGCAGCCCCCAGAAAACCGGCTGGGGGAGAGGTCCCCGTCCCCccgttttcttccctttcccaccGCTCTCGGCCTTGACGTGCTTCGCCTTCAGCCCGTGCACGAGAGCGGCTTCCAGGGCGCTGCACAGCGCGTTGGCGTCCCCGTCGTCGCTGGTGACCGCGGCGTCGGAGCTCGCGTACCGCTTCTGCAGCGCCTTGACGGCCCGCACCAGCTGCTTCTTGATCAGCTGCAAGGCAGGAGGTACACGCTTGggttattaaaaatacatagaaatatAAATAGCAGGAAAGATTTCACCGAAAAGGGCTCGAAAAACCGCAAGGCTCGTCCAGAGCGAAGCGCCGCGCGATTCCTGCGTCATCCACGGGCTGAACTGGTCAAGCCGGGGACTCACATTCTGGGCATCCCAGTTCACCtggctgctttttttatttaaaaataagttatttacGCAATTTTAGTGTGTGTTTCAGAGCCCACCAGCTTGCTGGGGGCACCTTTAGAGCACGCGGTGCTTCCTCTGCAGACACCAAATCGCTGGAGAGGATAGGGAGACAcagaaatgaggggaaaaaataggatTAAATAAGCGCGGGTGAGAAATGAGGATCTGAAAGGAGGTAACATGTAATTAGGGCTGCGATTCCACTTGAACTCATGCAGATTAGGCCGAGCAGCGTGTGATCCACTAACGAGTCCCACGGCAGAAATCAAAGTCATCGATCTCGCTCGTCTGTTAACCCACCGGCGCTGCTGGGATGAGCCGTCCCCCAAAAAAGGTGGTTTTGGACGGACATTTGGGGTGTAGCTGCTGCTTTGGAGCTGGAACACGGGAATTTTCCCCTCCGGCACCTTTGTCTCCCTCTTTCTCACACCAGCGAAAGGAGCAAATTCAGTGAATTTAACAATTTTACGTTGGtggagtgggttttttttctaccaCAGCTGAGCCCGGATGTCTCAATCAAAcctgatttaaaatgaaagttgcACTTCCCAGGAGGCGTTTAGCAAATGCTGCAAATTCTGCCGGGAACCCCTCAAACAATTCATGTTTCGGTTGCAATCCCGCAGCGCTTGAGGCAAACGCTGAACAGCACCAGTCGCTGCTACTGGGATGGGGCAGATTTCGACTCAAACCCAGGTTAAATTTCCAGCTCAGAATATCTttttcagcatcatttttttcaggttcAAGGACAAGAGCCAGAGGTGTGTGTACTTTGTCCCTGCCTGTATTTGGGGACGTGTCTGCCTATATTTGGGGACATTCCTTGCAGCAGAAGTTGATTTCCCCGTGGATCCGCTGGCACAAGCAGCAAGGGTGGGCGAACAGGATTAAAGAGCGCAAACGATTTTATCTGTCACGCGTGAATTCATTCTGCCGTGGGATGAATTAAAACACGCAGCTTGAAGCGCTAGGTTTGAACTCGGCTTGTTAAACATGTTTAGACTCCCAAAACTggcaaaaaaagcacaaatactGAGCAGGAATGATCCTTCACCTGGTACTGGGGTTCAACGCCCCACGCAGGGTTTGGCCACGAGGGACAAAGCCCACGGTAAAGTCTGGTGGGATTTAACTCAGGGTCACCCCGTTTACTTTAATCCTCCCCACGCATCATGGATCCTCTTTGCCAGAACCATTTAaaccatccccatcccagctggCAGCGCTGTCGAGTCCTGCCACGTCCCCATTGGTAACTGGAGCAGCACTGGGGGGTAACTGGAGCTATTTGGGGGTGTCTCGCTCACCTGGATGGCTTCCTTGGGGTCACCGGCGTGGCTCGAATGCATCTCGgctgccgccgctccccgcgtCGGGCGCTGCCTTCACATATcacctgtgggacaaggagcaggagcaggtcTGAGCACCCGTTTGGTTCCCAAGCGCCAGAGGAGCACCCGGCGTCGCGGATCCTGCACTGAGACGTTGTGCAAGAGCTCACGGGCCGGTTCACGCCGGGACCGAGCCCGGCGCGACACGACGTGCGGCGCTTGTGGGGACCGGGAGAGTTTCAGGCAAAACAGAGCGTGGCCAAGAGACCGAGAGGGAGTAATTAAGCCTTGCGAGAGGGTGTAATTAAGCCTTGCGAGCTGCCCGCAGGCAGCCCTAGCCCCGGGCGAGACGCCGGGCTGGTTGCACCAGTGGCGATGCTCGCAGAGCCAGGACTGTGTTGCTTCTGTGCCCATTGTCACCTGCAACGCCCAGCGCCAGCACGGGCAACCAAACGTGCAGGTTTGGCCAGTGAACCCGAGCGACAGCATCCAAAACTGCATGAATGGCACCCACagggatcatggagtccaactcctgtccctgcacaggacatcacacaggtcacaccgtgtgtctgaggatgttgtccagtctcttcttgaacaccgtcaggttggggccgtgacacctcggggagcctgttccagtgtccagcaccctctgggtgaagaaccttttcctcatgtccaacctaaaccaaggACACAGGTTCTCCATCAGGTTTCCAGTTGCTCCATTCAGCGGAGGATGAACCCCAGGTCTGGgaccacagagctgctctggtgcagctgcttttggtgggagggagaaaaatccatgtcatagaaccattttggttggaaaagaccctcaagaccatcaagtccaaccattacccaccccccaccactgccacatgtccctgagaacctcatgtccgtctgtccaacccctccagggatggtgactccagcactgccctgggcagcctgttccaatgccccacagccctttggggaagaaattgttccccagatccaacctcaacctcccctggtgcaacttgaggccgtttcctctggtcctggtgcttgttcctggggagcagagcccgaccccccctgactccaagctcctttcaggcagttcagagagtGAGAAGCATCCTCATGCTGGGAAACCCCGGTAGAACCGGAGCCGAAGGGGCAGCGGCAGCTTTGCCGGGGTCATCACGGCCATGACAACATTTTGCAGACAACAACAGACCTTTGGCTTCTGACTTCTGGCCTCCTGCCCTGTTCTTCGGAGCTGTCTGCCCAAACCCAGCTGTACCCGGAGGCTCTGTCAGCAAAGCACGTGGCTGTCAGCAAAACGTCGGTCGTGCGGCTCAAACACATCGTGTCCTGGGGCTGAAAAGGGTCTGAGAGACgctccagcaccagctgccGCCCTAAA
This DNA window, taken from Caloenas nicobarica isolate bCalNic1 chromosome 24, bCalNic1.hap1, whole genome shotgun sequence, encodes the following:
- the PLEKHM1 gene encoding pleckstrin homology domain-containing family M member 1, which codes for MHSSHAGDPKEAIQLIKKQLVRAVKALQKRYASSDAAVTSDDGDANALCSALEAALVHGLKAKHVKAESGGKGKKTGGRGPLPQPVFWGLLKSITHRNTVSELEQLIFINTDVGRCRAWLRLALNDGLVECYLKLLLQDRARLPEYYQATALLLDAEECEFLLSYLQGLTSLTFQLSYKSAVLNEWTVTPLSLSGLCPVWEQPEPPASEPRRKASLGSASQSSESDEVEIRPSALPIGRAGGKAKLTASSLSLNTTSSSQLSSSLGSDSVPPHPCDSDLGTATNVDLDRSLQEVLSEFSKAKPSLDVPEGEQVQNVLGCSPRPPVCPPAPAPAAPPQHPPPDTAQTGDTVTTSEGDGDAAPQGSGTAGVSAPRRSAPGRGERDRGGTAGTGEGSPGVRSPTAEYLLSPLLGCPKRKSWISEDDFYRPSLGDGSERTATVNGFGPEGAGEGLAPGLISALDLERLSVPSSESGQPKMSPERERKGFSVVHRRQMGLSNPFRGLLKLGSLERRGAMGIWKEFSCELSPLELRLFLDHEDRICVESYSLLRCESLALTHSDGRFELVFLGKKLYLRAPSRDEAEDWLDRIREALHKCRPQLEEEEWETLEYPEDGGDVQSDSTALPQYSDAPGNGLDWAPTHEPELDAIKEAVLYVDVDKTWVPFVFSLSLETLKCFKVRNNDKILSNSYGIETIQDIVPDTSLGGPAFFKVITSKAVLKLQAENAAEAASWRELVRAVLMSYLESAEEALTLGGSLDGQSQVVLKNIVKENGFLLQYLVAIPVEKGLDSQSFICAGCSRQIGFSFGKAKLCAFSGLYYCDSCHRDEETVIPSRLIHNWDLAKRGVCRQALKFLTQIRNQPLIDLKLVNESLYDHVERMGRIRRSREQLKLLGDYLVMCRSGALKELSKRLDHRHYLLECPHKYSVADLRQIADGVFETFLQSLLQFASHHVYNCDLCTQRGFICQICNSSDIIFPFEFDTTARCSECKTVFHRDCHAGAKSCPRCERRRRYQRRLEVEASAEPGL